From Leopardus geoffroyi isolate Oge1 chromosome B4, O.geoffroyi_Oge1_pat1.0, whole genome shotgun sequence, a single genomic window includes:
- the LOC123590495 gene encoding LOW QUALITY PROTEIN: cationic amino acid transporter 3-like (The sequence of the model RefSeq protein was modified relative to this genomic sequence to represent the inferred CDS: inserted 1 base in 1 codon; deleted 1 base in 1 codon), with protein MLCQAFHRFGQKLVCRRPLEEEVFEISFERSLSTLDLVALGVGRTIGAGVYILACEMISNQAGPTIVICFLVAGLSFVLTGLCYAEISAWVPHSSSSYLYTYVIIGXLWAFITGWNLILSFIADTVIYTMTWVLTFENLLGNQMSQTLRESISQHVPQVLADNLGYFAVVLLLLLREIEYMNFYELFALSKVFTLVKILVLSFVIISGFIKGDLHNWQLTEEDYIKAGLNDTSKLGPLGSGGFVPFGFQGILRGAATCFYTFIGFSIIVTRVKDVQNPQRSIPMGIVISLFICFVVYFGVFSVLTLTVPYYKLQPGTTLPEAFLHIGWAPAYYVVGFGFFCSVCGIFMGFMTPIQWVICMMAEDGLLFPVLTRIYTSVYPRFMATVVFTIIAAITIFFFGITDLVDLRSIRTLVSYSLVAFCVLIIRYQPDRRNGGHEAEVQQQNISAAERLTLQGLLFPGSFPTPTPLSGRVVYVCSSLLALLLTLLCLVLAHWPVLLSGNLAWISVVVLLLVLITGITGVIWRQPQSSSPLHFKVPAVPLFPLLSIFMNVYLMMQMTAGTWARFGVWTLIGFAIYFAYGVQHNLVTNPT; from the exons ATGCTGTGTCAGGCATTTCACAGATTTGGCCAAAAGCTGGTATGCAGACGTCCACTGGAGGAAGAAGTATTTGAGATTTCCTTTGAAAGAAGCCTGAGCACTCTGGATTTAGTGGCCCTGGGTGTGGGCCGCACAATAGGTGCAGGTGTGTACATCCTGGCTTGTGAGATGATCAGCAATCAAGCAGGACCAACCATCGTGATCTGCTTTTTGGTGGCTGGCTTATCTTTTGTGTTGACTGGGCTGTGCTATGCTGAGATTAGTGCCTGGGTTCCCCATTCTAGCTCCTCATATCTCTACACCTATGTCATTATTG GACTCTGGGCTTTCATCACTGGCTGGAACCTCATCCTGTCCTTTATTGCTGATACAGTCATTTATACCATGACCTGGGTCTTAACCTTTGAAAACCTGCTTGGGAACCAGATGTCTCAGACCCTGCGTGAAAGCATCTCTCAGCATGTTCCTCAAGTCCTTGCAGACAATCTAGGCTACTTTGCTGTGGTCCTTCTGTTGTTACTTAGAGAAAttgaatatatgaatttttatgaGTTATTTGCCCTTTCCAAAGTGTTCACATTGGTGAAAATTTTGGTTCTCAGTTTTGTCATCATCTCTGGCTTCATTAAGGGGGACCTGCACAACTGGCAGCTCACAGAAGAGGACTACATAAAGGCTGGACTCAATGACACTTCTAAGTTGGGCCCTCTGGGCTCTGGAGGATTTGTGCCTTTTGGCTTCCAGGGGATTCTCCGTGGAGCAGCTACTTGTTTCTATACATTTATAGGTTTCAGTATTATTGTTACCAGAGTGAAAGACGTCCAGAATCCCCAGCGTTCTATCCCCATGGGCAttgtgatttcactgttcatctgctttgtggTATATTTTGGTGTCTTTTCTGTACTTACACTTACGGTGCCTTACTACAAGCTTCAACCTGGGACCACCTTGCCTGAGGCATTTCTCCATATTGGCTGGGCCCCTGCCTACTATGTTGTAGGTTTTGGATTTTTCTGTAGTGTTTGTGGCATTTTCATGGGCTTTATGACCCCCATACAGTGGGTGATATGCATGATGGCAGAAGATGGCCTCCTGTTTCCTGTCTTGACCAGGATCTATACCAGTGTATACCCCCGATTCATGGCCACTGTGGTATTTACGATTATTGCAGCAATCACGATATTCTTCTTTGGAATCACTGATCTTGTGGACCTCAGGTCAATTAGGACACTGGTATCTTATTCTCTGGTTGCTTTTTGTGTTCTCATCATCAGGTATCAACCTGATAGGAGGAATGGGGGACATGAAGCAGAGGTGCAGCAACAGAATATATCTGCAGCAGAGAGGCTGACTCTACAGGGACTACTTTTTCCAGGCAGCttt cccacccccactccactctCTGGCCGGGTTGTCTATGTTTGCTCCTCACTGCTTGCTCTGCTGCTCACTCTTCTTTGCCTGGTGCTGGCCCACTGGCCAGTTCTGCTTTCTGGAAACCTAGCGTGGATTTCAGTGGTTGTGCTCCTCCTGGTGCTCATCACTGGGATCACTGGGGTAATCTGGAGACAGCCGCAGAGCTCCAGTCCCCTTCATTTTAAGGTCCCTGCTGTGCCTCTCTTCCCACTACTGAGCATCTTCATGAATGTTTACCTTATGATGCAGATGACAGCTGGCACCTGGGCCCGATTTGGTGTCTGGACTCTGATTGGGTTTGCTATCTACTTTGCCTATGGAGTTCAGCACAACCTGGTCACTAACCCCACTTAA